Part of the Pirellulales bacterium genome is shown below.
AGTGTCAGCGCGCGGGAGTCGAATGCCTGGTCTTCGCCGCCGATGTCCGCGATGACAACGCCGTGAGCACGGCCGTGGCCGCGACGGCGCAGCGTTTCAGCCGCATTGACATTCTCTTCAACAATGCCGGCATCTGCGGCTATGGCCTCGCGCACGAACTGACCGAAGCGGCCTGGGACGCGATGATCGACATCAATCTCAAAGGGGCCTGGCTCGTCGCCCGCCGCGTGATCCCGCACATGATCGCCCGGCGCTCGGGCGTGATCATCAACAACTCATCGGTGGCGGGCTTGCGCGGCATGGCGCGGCTTAGCCATTATGCGGCCTCGAAGTGGGGACTGACGGGGCTTACCAAATCGTGGGCCCTGGAACTGGCGCCCCATAACATCCGCGTCGTCTCGTTGCATCCGACAGGCGTCAACACGCCGATGAACGACGGGCTGGCCGCGCTCGAAGGAATGAGCCCGCGCGAAATCGCCGAGCGGTCGGCAGGCAACCTGCTGCCGGTGCCGTGGATCGAGCCGGAGGACGTGGCGCAGGCGGTGCTGTTCCTGGTTTCGGACGCGGCGCGCTATGTCACTGGTTCGGAATTCGTCCTCGACGCGGGACTGCTCACGCGATGAAAGCTGAACGGCACACACGACGCGAGTTTTTCGAACGGGCGGCCGCCGGCGGCGCTTCGTTCGCCATGATCGCCCGATTTGGAGATACGACAATGGCAGAGCACCCGGCGGCTGAACTGGGCGAGCCAGCTAAAGGCACGGCCATCGACGCCCATGTTCACGTGTGGACGCCCGATACGGCGAAATATCCGCTCTCGGCCGGCTACATGCGCGACGAGATGGTGCCCGCCAGCTTTACGCCCGAGCAGTTGTTCGCGCACATGCGACCGTGCGGCGTGGGACGCGTGGTGCTGGTGCAAATGAGCTTTTACGGCTTCGACAATTCGTACATGCTCGATTCGATCCGGGCGTTTCCGAGCGTGTTCTCGGGCATTGCCGTGATCGACGATTCCGTTGCGCGGCCGCAGGACGAAATGCGCCGGCT
Proteins encoded:
- a CDS encoding SDR family NAD(P)-dependent oxidoreductase, producing the protein MPDAANARPLVDRVAFITGAAHGQGRATALALARAGAHIAALDVGRPLAYPGYTMGTTGELDSLVDECQRAGVECLVFAADVRDDNAVSTAVAATAQRFSRIDILFNNAGICGYGLAHELTEAAWDAMIDINLKGAWLVARRVIPHMIARRSGVIINNSSVAGLRGMARLSHYAASKWGLTGLTKSWALELAPHNIRVVSLHPTGVNTPMNDGLAALEGMSPREIAERSAGNLLPVPWIEPEDVAQAVLFLVSDAARYVTGSEFVLDAGLLTR